The following is a genomic window from Longimicrobium sp..
CACCTCGGGCCGTGCTGTCCAGGCCGGCATGCGCCAGTCGATCCCTTCCAAAAGCATCGAGAGCATGGCTGGGGTCAGGGAAACAACGCCGCTCGTCGCCTGCGGCCACACGAACCGGCCCTTCTCCAGCCTCTTGGCGATGAGAAGCAGTCCCTGGCCATCCCAGGCCAAGATCTTCAGCAGGTCACCGCGGCGGCCGCGAAAGCAAAACACCGCGCCGCTGTACGGATCCTGCGCCAGCACCGTCCGCGCCTGCGCGGCCAGGCCGTCGAAGCCCTTCCGCATATCGGTCACGC
Proteins encoded in this region:
- the tnpB gene encoding IS66 family insertion sequence element accessory protein TnpB (TnpB, as the term is used for proteins encoded by IS66 family insertion elements, is considered an accessory protein, since TnpC, encoded by a neighboring gene, is a DDE family transposase.); translated protein: MFGPPPGTRVYLACGVTDMRKGFDGLAAQARTVLAQDPYSGAVFCFRGRRGDLLKILAWDGQGLLLIAKRLEKGRFVWPQATSGVVSLTPAMLSMLLEGIDWRMPAWTARPEVVG